The following are from one region of the Erwinia billingiae Eb661 genome:
- a CDS encoding TetR/AcrR family transcriptional regulator, which yields MKEAARSTGETGSRKAKKSQSEVAELLQSSAFELFAHQNYSSVRIKDIATATGLNSALIYYYFGSKEDLFVKVIETAVTNAFQKFDNVIGSDNGPKDILFLWIEIHISQFHLLQKLAKISLDYSSTNGRIPSIDKAIKTFYEKESVILKNTIKQGIAAGTFREVDPADMAMLISTFLDGVLFRNVMFPNFKYKQAIQVMRNFVFEQLEPRPV from the coding sequence ATGAAGGAAGCAGCACGCTCCACCGGCGAGACCGGCAGCAGAAAAGCCAAGAAATCCCAAAGCGAAGTGGCTGAACTGCTGCAATCTTCCGCCTTCGAACTGTTTGCCCATCAAAACTACTCTTCGGTCAGAATCAAAGATATTGCCACCGCCACCGGCCTCAATTCCGCGCTGATTTATTATTACTTTGGCTCGAAAGAAGATCTGTTTGTGAAGGTGATCGAAACCGCGGTGACCAATGCCTTCCAGAAATTCGACAACGTGATTGGCAGTGATAACGGCCCCAAAGACATTCTGTTTTTATGGATTGAAATCCATATTTCTCAGTTCCATCTGTTGCAGAAGCTGGCAAAAATCAGCCTCGACTACTCCAGCACCAACGGCCGCATTCCTTCTATCGATAAAGCGATTAAGACCTTTTACGAGAAGGAGTCGGTGATCCTGAAAAACACCATCAAACAGGGGATTGCTGCCGGCACCTTCCGCGAAGTGGATCCGGCCGATATGGCGATGCTGATCTCCACCTTCCTTGATGGCGTGCTGTTCCGCAACGTGATGTTCCCCAACTTCAAATACAAACAGGCCATCCAGGTGATGCGCAATTTTGTCTTCGAGCAGTTAGAACCCCGGCCAGTCTGA
- a CDS encoding alpha/beta fold hydrolase — protein sequence MSERRFHPLGNLPLQQGGVLNDAMIGWRAFGELNAARDNAVVLFSYYTGSDESYLPLIGTGKALDPARWYIVLINMFGNGISTSPGNSQTQPGSQFPPVTLIDNITAQYDLLINTLGITQIALASGWSMGAMQAWHWAAAWPARVRNLLVVCGTARCWPLNHLFLDGVKAALQADESWQGGNYRSPPLKGLAAFGRVYAGWAYSAQFFREHLYQQLGFASQQALLQYWESDHQNWDANDLLAMLYSWQQADIGQLPGYQGDFSAALQAVTARTIVMPCDTDSYFTLEESRLECGQVGGEFRPIHSPFGHCAGAPGRVAEASMQIDQAMRDLLG from the coding sequence ATGAGCGAACGGAGATTTCATCCGCTGGGCAACCTGCCGTTGCAGCAGGGCGGCGTCCTCAACGACGCGATGATTGGCTGGCGCGCGTTTGGCGAACTGAACGCGGCCAGGGACAATGCCGTAGTGCTGTTTAGCTACTATACCGGCAGCGACGAAAGCTATTTGCCGTTGATTGGCACGGGCAAGGCGCTGGATCCGGCCCGCTGGTATATTGTGCTGATCAATATGTTCGGTAACGGTATCTCTACCTCGCCAGGTAACTCGCAAACGCAGCCAGGCAGCCAGTTTCCGCCGGTCACGCTGATTGATAATATTACGGCGCAGTACGATCTGTTGATCAATACGCTGGGGATTACGCAGATTGCCTTAGCCAGCGGCTGGTCGATGGGGGCTATGCAGGCCTGGCACTGGGCTGCCGCCTGGCCGGCGCGGGTGCGCAACCTGCTGGTGGTGTGCGGAACGGCGCGCTGCTGGCCGCTCAATCATCTGTTCCTCGACGGGGTAAAAGCCGCGCTACAGGCGGATGAAAGCTGGCAGGGCGGAAATTACCGTTCTCCGCCGCTGAAAGGGCTGGCCGCCTTTGGCCGGGTCTATGCCGGTTGGGCTTACTCGGCGCAGTTCTTCCGCGAGCACCTTTACCAACAGCTCGGCTTCGCCAGCCAGCAAGCGCTGTTGCAGTATTGGGAAAGCGATCATCAAAACTGGGATGCCAACGATTTGCTGGCGATGCTCTACAGTTGGCAGCAGGCCGACATCGGGCAGTTACCCGGCTACCAGGGGGATTTTAGCGCGGCATTACAGGCGGTCACAGCCAGAACCATCGTCATGCCGTGCGACACCGACAGCTATTTTACGCTGGAAGAGAGCCGGCTGGAGTGCGGGCAGGTTGGCGGTGAGTTCAGGCCGATCCATTCACCGTTTGGACACTGTGCCGGCGCGCCGGGTCGGGTAGCGGAAGCGTCAATGCAGATTGATCAGGCGATGCGCGACCTGTTGGGGTGA
- a CDS encoding DUF3830 family protein, with the protein MKLQMTVADEKVCVIEVWDDKVPNLCNVLREKLPMKSILQHGKLIGDMVFFTMPIVAPWENKYKTEDVGKLRREQYGKVTGAVCYYSPRQQFCVVYGDDTADEPLPISYIGEVVEGALELRVTGLETWFDQGRVVELSIIG; encoded by the coding sequence ATGAAATTACAAATGACTGTGGCGGACGAGAAAGTCTGCGTGATTGAAGTGTGGGACGATAAAGTACCGAATCTGTGCAACGTTTTGCGCGAAAAGCTACCGATGAAAAGCATCCTGCAGCACGGTAAGTTGATTGGCGATATGGTGTTTTTCACCATGCCGATCGTCGCCCCCTGGGAAAACAAATATAAAACCGAAGACGTCGGCAAACTGCGCCGCGAGCAGTATGGCAAGGTGACCGGCGCGGTCTGTTATTACAGCCCTCGTCAGCAGTTTTGTGTGGTGTATGGCGATGATACCGCCGATGAGCCGCTGCCAATTTCGTATATTGGTGAAGTGGTGGAAGGCGCGCTGGAACTGCGCGTGACCGGCCTGGAAACCTGGTTCGATCAGGGCCGGGTGGTGGAACTCAGTATTATTGGTTAA
- a CDS encoding cucumopine synthase-related protein, with amino-acid sequence MTVDDAIALFDQQREKIWFEQPAEIAALGRGEVPRGTGARGQYLSTIIFAEGEARTLADEMLWGLIRVAEDHPDSADLKTLQMIITEIIGYKADFFDFVSLPDAAKLLHTYVHVAAECQSLDELVRLSHAALSWANRLHMWVDFILPWGLGDGFRRVKA; translated from the coding sequence ATGACGGTTGATGACGCGATCGCGCTTTTCGATCAGCAGCGAGAGAAAATCTGGTTTGAGCAGCCCGCTGAAATTGCGGCGCTTGGCCGCGGTGAAGTACCACGCGGCACCGGTGCGCGCGGGCAGTATCTCAGCACCATTATTTTTGCCGAAGGCGAAGCCCGCACGCTGGCCGATGAGATGTTATGGGGCCTGATCCGCGTGGCGGAAGACCATCCAGACAGCGCAGATCTGAAAACCCTGCAGATGATCATCACCGAGATCATCGGTTACAAGGCCGACTTCTTTGACTTCGTCAGCCTGCCGGATGCCGCAAAGCTGCTGCACACTTATGTCCATGTGGCGGCCGAATGTCAGAGCCTGGACGAGCTGGTGCGCCTGTCGCATGCGGCCCTCTCCTGGGCCAACCGCCTGCATATGTGGGTCGACTTTATTCTTCCCTGGGGGCTGGGTGACGGCTTCCGCCGCGTCAAAGCCTGA
- a CDS encoding LacI family DNA-binding transcriptional regulator yields the protein MSTMQEVAAKAGVSKATVSRVLSGKGYVSQQTKDQVYKAIEEAGYRPNLLARNLATSKSMCIGLVVTNTLYNGPYFNELISQAAKKLDANGRQLLLVDGKNSAQEELEAIDFLHDLRCDAIIIYPRFLSVDALDRLIDKDNKPLMVVNRKLRQHQSHCICCDHKGASFNATRYLIERGHRQIAFITGSLDSPTALERLSGYKQALADHALPISDELIVSGKWSPASGAAAVETLLKNETDFSALLASNDEMAIGAMKKLNQAGLAVPAQVSVMGFDDIPTAAYLIPALSSVKDPVKEMVNEVIGQIISMLDGGYLAKQNTFVSEMIVRDSVADGPFR from the coding sequence GTGTCAACAATGCAGGAAGTGGCAGCCAAAGCAGGCGTCTCAAAGGCCACGGTTTCGCGTGTGCTTTCCGGTAAAGGCTACGTCAGCCAGCAGACCAAAGATCAGGTCTACAAGGCCATTGAAGAAGCCGGTTACCGGCCTAATTTGCTGGCACGCAATCTGGCCACCAGCAAATCAATGTGTATTGGCCTGGTGGTCACCAACACCCTGTATAACGGCCCTTACTTTAATGAACTGATCTCGCAGGCGGCCAAAAAGCTCGATGCCAACGGCCGCCAGCTATTGCTGGTCGATGGCAAAAACAGCGCGCAGGAAGAGCTGGAAGCGATTGATTTCCTGCACGATCTACGCTGTGACGCGATCATCATCTATCCGCGTTTTTTATCGGTGGATGCGCTGGACCGGCTGATTGATAAAGACAATAAGCCGCTGATGGTGGTGAACCGTAAACTGCGCCAGCACCAGAGTCACTGCATCTGCTGCGACCATAAAGGCGCCAGCTTTAATGCCACCCGTTATCTGATTGAACGCGGTCACCGGCAGATTGCCTTTATCACCGGTTCGCTGGACTCCCCTACCGCGCTGGAACGCCTGTCCGGTTATAAGCAGGCGTTGGCGGATCATGCCCTGCCGATCAGCGACGAGCTGATCGTGAGCGGGAAATGGTCGCCCGCCAGCGGCGCGGCCGCGGTGGAAACCTTGCTGAAAAACGAAACCGACTTTAGCGCCCTGCTGGCCAGTAACGATGAAATGGCGATCGGGGCGATGAAAAAACTCAATCAGGCCGGCCTGGCGGTACCTGCCCAGGTGTCGGTAATGGGGTTCGATGACATCCCGACCGCCGCCTATTTGATCCCGGCCCTGTCGAGCGTTAAAGATCCGGTCAAAGAGATGGTCAACGAAGTGATCGGCCAGATCATTTCGATGCTCGATGGCGGCTATTTAGCCAAGCAAAACACCTTTGTCTCCGAGATGATCGTCCGGGATTCGGTCGCTGACGGACCTTTCCGCTAG
- the ascF gene encoding PTS cellobiose/arbutin/salicin transporter subunit IIBC, with the protein MAKNFAPLAQSIVAALGGVDNIAAVTHCMTRLRFVVVNAAQVDTAVLKSLTGVMGVVSNDTQCQVIIGNNVSQAYAEVQKLLPADVAAKEIASSNKKFSFKRIGAGILDALIGTMSPLIPAIIGGSMVKLLAMILEMSGVFTKADPTLVILNVIGDGAFFFLPVMVAASAAVKFKTNLSLAIAIAGVLVHPAFIDLMAKAAQGQKVEFIGLSVTAVKYTYTVIPALCMTWLLSYIERWVDRITPVVTKNFLKPMLIMLIAAPIAIVLIGPLGIWIGTGISAVVYTVHSYLGWLSVAIMGAAWPLLVMTGMHRVFTPTIIQTIAETGKEGMVMPSEIGANLSLGGSSLAVAWRTKNPELRQTALAAAASAIVAGISEPALYGVALRLKRPLIACLISGFICGAVAGIGGLASHSMASPGLFTSVQFFDPANPMSIVWVVGVMVLAVVVSFVTTLLLGFEDIPVDAPRTAQSKQSDAVPAASLAVKTP; encoded by the coding sequence ATGGCCAAGAACTTTGCACCTCTGGCGCAGTCGATAGTCGCTGCGCTGGGCGGCGTGGACAATATCGCCGCCGTGACCCATTGCATGACCCGTTTACGCTTCGTGGTTGTTAACGCTGCCCAGGTGGATACGGCGGTGTTGAAGTCACTGACCGGCGTGATGGGCGTGGTAAGCAACGACACCCAGTGCCAGGTGATCATTGGCAATAACGTCTCTCAGGCTTATGCCGAAGTGCAGAAACTGCTGCCCGCCGACGTCGCGGCAAAAGAGATCGCCAGCAGCAACAAGAAATTCTCCTTTAAGCGCATTGGTGCGGGCATTCTCGATGCGCTGATCGGCACCATGTCACCGTTAATCCCGGCGATTATCGGCGGCTCGATGGTCAAGCTGCTGGCGATGATTTTGGAAATGTCCGGTGTCTTTACCAAGGCCGATCCGACGCTGGTGATCCTCAATGTTATCGGCGATGGCGCCTTCTTCTTCCTGCCGGTGATGGTCGCTGCCTCGGCGGCGGTTAAATTCAAAACCAATCTGTCGCTGGCCATCGCTATCGCCGGGGTGCTGGTGCATCCGGCCTTTATCGATTTGATGGCCAAGGCTGCCCAGGGGCAAAAAGTCGAGTTTATTGGCCTGTCGGTGACGGCGGTGAAATACACCTACACGGTGATCCCCGCACTGTGCATGACCTGGCTGCTGTCGTATATCGAACGCTGGGTCGATCGCATCACGCCGGTGGTCACCAAAAACTTCCTTAAGCCGATGCTGATTATGCTGATCGCCGCACCCATCGCCATCGTGCTGATTGGGCCGTTGGGCATCTGGATCGGTACCGGGATCTCTGCCGTGGTTTATACCGTGCACAGCTACCTTGGCTGGCTGTCGGTGGCGATCATGGGCGCGGCCTGGCCGCTGCTGGTGATGACCGGTATGCACCGCGTGTTCACCCCCACCATTATTCAGACCATTGCCGAAACCGGTAAAGAGGGCATGGTAATGCCGTCGGAAATCGGGGCCAACCTGTCGCTGGGCGGATCCTCACTGGCCGTCGCGTGGCGCACCAAAAACCCGGAGCTGCGCCAGACGGCGCTGGCTGCGGCGGCGTCCGCCATTGTGGCCGGCATTTCCGAACCCGCGCTGTACGGCGTGGCCCTGCGCCTTAAGCGCCCGCTGATTGCCTGTCTGATCAGTGGCTTTATCTGCGGCGCCGTGGCCGGAATTGGCGGCCTGGCCAGTCACTCAATGGCCTCGCCGGGCCTGTTCACCAGCGTGCAGTTCTTTGATCCCGCTAATCCGATGAGCATTGTCTGGGTGGTCGGCGTGATGGTGCTGGCGGTAGTGGTCTCGTTTGTTACCACCTTACTGCTCGGCTTTGAGGATATCCCGGTTGACGCGCCGCGCACCGCACAGAGTAAGCAGAGTGATGCCGTACCAGCGGCGTCCCTTGCCGTAAAAACACCCTGA
- a CDS encoding 6-phospho-beta-glucosidase yields the protein MSATQFPDGFLWGGALAANQAEGASFEGGKGLTTVDVIPHGTHRLAVKVGLEKRVALREDEFYPSHQAIDFYHRYKDDIALMAEMGFTVFRTSIAWSRIYPNGDELEPNEAGIAFYRDLFNECKKHNIEPLVTLCHFDVPMHLVTEYGSWRNRKMVAFFARYARTCFEAFDGLVKYWLTFNEINILLASPFSGAGLVFEEGEDPSQVKYQAAHHELVASALATKIAHEVNAENQVGCMLAGGNFYPRTCKPEDVWAALEKDRENLFFIDVQARGAYPSYTRRLFAEKGISVKMEEGDGELLKNTVDFVSFSYYASRCASADMNENNSSAANVVKSLKNPHVQVSDWGWGIDPLGLRITMNMMYDRYQKPLFLVENGLGAKDEITPEGEIVDDYRISYLREHIKAMGEAIADGIPVIGYTSWGCIDLVSASTGEMSKRYGFVYVDRDDQGQGTLARTRKKSFYWYQKVIASNGADLS from the coding sequence ATGTCAGCAACACAGTTTCCCGACGGTTTTTTATGGGGCGGCGCATTAGCCGCTAACCAGGCCGAAGGCGCAAGTTTTGAAGGTGGAAAAGGGCTGACGACGGTGGACGTCATCCCGCATGGCACGCATCGTCTGGCGGTCAAAGTCGGATTAGAAAAGCGCGTTGCGCTGCGTGAGGATGAGTTTTATCCCAGCCATCAGGCGATCGATTTTTACCATCGTTACAAAGACGATATCGCACTGATGGCCGAGATGGGCTTCACCGTGTTCAGAACCTCCATCGCCTGGAGCCGCATCTATCCAAACGGTGACGAGTTGGAGCCCAATGAAGCCGGCATCGCCTTCTATCGCGATCTGTTTAATGAGTGCAAAAAACACAACATCGAACCGCTGGTGACGCTGTGCCATTTTGACGTGCCGATGCATCTGGTCACCGAATACGGCTCATGGCGTAACCGCAAGATGGTGGCGTTCTTCGCCCGTTATGCCCGCACCTGTTTTGAAGCTTTTGACGGGCTGGTGAAATACTGGCTGACCTTCAACGAGATCAACATCCTGCTGGCCAGCCCGTTCTCCGGTGCCGGACTGGTGTTTGAAGAAGGTGAAGACCCGTCTCAGGTGAAGTATCAGGCCGCGCACCACGAGCTGGTGGCCAGCGCGCTGGCGACCAAAATCGCCCATGAAGTCAATGCGGAGAACCAGGTGGGCTGCATGCTGGCCGGCGGAAACTTCTACCCCCGGACCTGCAAGCCCGAGGACGTTTGGGCCGCGCTGGAGAAAGACCGCGAAAACCTGTTCTTTATTGATGTGCAGGCGCGCGGCGCGTATCCGTCCTATACCCGTCGTCTGTTCGCCGAGAAAGGCATTAGCGTGAAGATGGAAGAGGGTGACGGCGAGCTACTGAAAAATACCGTCGACTTCGTGTCCTTCAGCTATTACGCCTCACGCTGTGCTTCGGCCGATATGAACGAGAACAACAGCAGTGCCGCCAACGTGGTGAAATCGCTAAAAAACCCGCATGTTCAGGTCAGCGACTGGGGCTGGGGCATCGATCCGCTCGGACTGCGTATCACCATGAATATGATGTATGACCGTTACCAGAAACCGCTGTTCCTGGTGGAAAACGGCCTCGGGGCCAAAGATGAGATTACCCCTGAGGGCGAGATCGTCGATGACTACCGCATCAGCTATCTGCGCGAGCACATTAAAGCGATGGGCGAAGCCATTGCCGATGGCATTCCGGTGATCGGCTATACCTCATGGGGCTGCATCGATTTGGTGTCGGCGTCCACCGGCGAAATGAGCAAGCGCTATGGCTTTGTCTATGTCGATCGTGACGACCAGGGGCAGGGAACGTTAGCGCGAACCCGCAAGAAATCCTTCTACTGGTATCAGAAAGTGATTGCCAGTAACGGTGCGGATTTGAGTTAG
- the fumA gene encoding class I fumarate hydratase FumA: protein MSNKPFYYQNPFPLAADDTEYYLLTADHVSVAEFDGQEVLKVDPQALTVMAQQAFHDASFMLRPAHQQQVAAVLADPEASQNDRYVALQFLRNSEIAAKGVLPTCQDTGTAIISGKKGQRVWTGGGDEAALSQGVYNTYIEDNLRYSQTVALDMYKEINTGTNLPAQIDLYSVDGDEYKFLCIAKGGGSANKTYLYQETKALLSPAKLKDYLIGKMLTLGTAACPPYHIAFVIGGTSAESTLKTVKLASTHYYDGLPTEGNEHGQAFRDVQLEEELLVAAQQLGLGAQFGGKYFAHDIRVVRLPRHGASCPVGMGVSCSADRNIKAKINRKGIWIEKLEDNPGKYIPEELREQGEGDVLHIDLNRPMKEILDQLSQHPVSTRLSLSGTIIVARDIAHAKLKERLDNGEGLPQYIKDHPVYYAGPAKTPEGHASGSLGPTTAGRMDSYVDQLQEAGGSLIMLAKGNRSQQVTDACQKHGGFYLGSIGGPAAVLAQQSIKSLECVEYPELGMEAIWKIEVENFPAFILVDDKGNDFFQQIHQEQCAKCVK, encoded by the coding sequence ATGTCGAATAAACCTTTCTACTATCAAAATCCCTTCCCGCTCGCCGCTGACGATACCGAATACTACCTGCTGACGGCGGATCACGTTTCCGTTGCCGAGTTCGATGGTCAGGAAGTGTTGAAGGTTGACCCGCAAGCGCTGACCGTGATGGCGCAGCAGGCTTTCCATGACGCCTCCTTTATGCTGCGTCCTGCCCACCAGCAGCAGGTTGCTGCGGTGCTGGCCGACCCGGAAGCCAGTCAAAACGACCGCTATGTGGCGTTACAGTTTCTGAGAAACTCGGAGATCGCCGCGAAAGGCGTTCTGCCAACCTGCCAGGATACCGGCACCGCGATCATCAGCGGCAAGAAAGGCCAGCGTGTCTGGACCGGCGGCGGTGACGAAGCGGCGTTATCTCAGGGCGTCTACAACACCTATATTGAAGACAACCTGCGCTACTCCCAGACCGTGGCGCTGGATATGTATAAAGAAATCAATACCGGCACCAACCTGCCGGCGCAGATCGACCTCTATAGCGTTGATGGCGATGAATACAAGTTCCTCTGCATCGCCAAAGGCGGCGGTTCAGCCAACAAGACCTATCTCTATCAGGAAACCAAAGCCCTGCTGAGTCCGGCGAAGCTGAAAGATTACCTGATCGGTAAAATGCTGACCCTCGGCACCGCTGCCTGCCCGCCGTACCATATCGCCTTTGTCATTGGCGGTACCTCGGCAGAAAGCACCCTGAAGACGGTCAAACTGGCATCCACCCACTATTACGACGGGCTGCCAACCGAAGGCAACGAGCACGGTCAGGCCTTCCGCGATGTGCAGTTGGAAGAAGAGTTACTGGTTGCCGCGCAGCAGCTGGGGCTTGGCGCGCAGTTTGGCGGTAAGTACTTTGCGCACGATATCCGTGTGGTGCGTCTGCCGCGTCACGGCGCGTCCTGCCCGGTGGGCATGGGCGTCTCCTGCTCCGCAGACCGTAATATCAAAGCCAAGATCAACCGTAAAGGCATCTGGATTGAGAAGCTGGAAGATAACCCAGGCAAATATATCCCTGAGGAACTGCGCGAGCAGGGCGAAGGCGACGTACTGCATATCGACCTGAACCGTCCGATGAAAGAGATCCTCGATCAGCTTTCTCAGCATCCGGTCTCAACCCGCCTGTCGTTAAGCGGCACCATTATCGTGGCGCGTGATATTGCCCACGCTAAGCTGAAAGAGCGTCTGGATAACGGTGAAGGTTTGCCGCAGTACATTAAAGATCACCCGGTGTATTACGCCGGTCCGGCCAAAACCCCTGAAGGTCATGCTTCCGGTTCATTGGGCCCGACCACCGCAGGCCGTATGGATTCGTATGTCGATCAGCTGCAGGAAGCGGGCGGCAGCCTGATTATGCTGGCGAAAGGCAACCGCAGCCAGCAGGTGACCGATGCCTGTCAGAAACACGGCGGCTTCTACCTGGGCAGCATCGGCGGCCCGGCAGCGGTGCTGGCGCAGCAGAGTATTAAGAGCCTGGAGTGTGTGGAGTACCCGGAACTGGGTATGGAAGCCATCTGGAAAATCGAAGTGGAGAACTTCCCGGCCTTTATTCTTGTCGATGACAAGGGCAACGATTTCTTCCAGCAGATCCATCAGGAACAGTGCGCGAAATGCGTTAAGTAA
- a CDS encoding anion permease, whose protein sequence is MKTTSTLSEPVAAPPAPAGQKKRLIMMFLPVLVAVLLLLTPVPAGLEPYAWHFFAIFVGVIVGLIFEPLPGAVIGLTGVVVIALFSQWLLFSPAELANPKFKMATESFKWAVSGFGNSTVWLIFGAFMFAAGYDKTQFGRRLALILVKYLGRRSLTLGYAITFADLLLAPFTPSNTARSGGTIYPIIANLPPLYGSKPNDPSARKIGSYLMWVAITAACITSSMFLSALAPNLLALALVKSIVGFEISWGTWFLAFLPLGVLLILTMPLLAYWFYPPEVKINDEVPKWAKGELEKLGKLSRNEILLLVFVCSALLMWIFATAWIEPAMAALLVVVLMLWTGVLNWNDITSNKPAWNTFAWFATLVALADGLARVGFIAWLGKEGGQLLTGIDPQVAAVMLLVAFFLLHYLFASTTAHTTALLPAMLTIAAAIPGINMPVYCLMMVTSLGVMGIITPYGTGPSPIYYGSGYLPTKDYWRLGTIFGAIFLAGLMLIGYPWMVMMF, encoded by the coding sequence ATGAAAACGACATCAACTTTGAGTGAACCCGTCGCGGCACCTCCTGCCCCAGCGGGACAAAAAAAACGGCTGATTATGATGTTCCTGCCGGTGCTGGTTGCCGTGCTGCTGCTCCTGACCCCAGTGCCTGCCGGGCTGGAACCCTATGCCTGGCACTTCTTTGCTATCTTCGTCGGTGTCATCGTCGGGTTGATCTTTGAGCCTCTGCCGGGTGCGGTAATCGGCCTGACCGGGGTGGTGGTAATCGCCCTGTTTAGCCAGTGGCTATTATTCAGCCCGGCCGAGCTGGCCAACCCGAAATTTAAAATGGCCACCGAGTCATTTAAATGGGCGGTGAGCGGCTTCGGTAATTCCACCGTCTGGCTGATCTTCGGTGCCTTTATGTTTGCCGCCGGTTATGACAAGACCCAGTTTGGTCGTCGTCTGGCGTTGATTCTGGTGAAATACCTCGGTCGTCGCAGCCTGACGCTGGGTTACGCCATTACCTTCGCGGATTTACTGCTGGCGCCTTTCACCCCGTCCAACACCGCGCGCAGCGGCGGCACCATCTACCCGATTATTGCCAACCTGCCGCCGCTGTACGGGTCTAAACCGAACGATCCGAGCGCGCGCAAAATAGGTTCTTACCTGATGTGGGTAGCGATCACCGCCGCCTGTATCACCAGTTCGATGTTCCTGTCGGCCCTGGCCCCGAACCTGCTGGCGCTGGCGCTGGTGAAAAGCATCGTCGGTTTTGAAATCTCCTGGGGCACCTGGTTCCTCGCCTTCCTGCCGCTGGGCGTGCTGCTGATTCTGACCATGCCGCTGCTGGCGTACTGGTTCTACCCGCCGGAAGTCAAAATCAATGACGAAGTGCCAAAATGGGCGAAAGGTGAGCTGGAAAAACTCGGCAAACTGTCACGCAACGAAATTCTGCTGCTGGTGTTTGTCTGTAGCGCCCTGCTGATGTGGATTTTTGCCACCGCCTGGATTGAACCGGCCATGGCCGCGCTGCTGGTGGTGGTGCTGATGCTGTGGACCGGCGTACTGAACTGGAACGACATTACCAGCAACAAACCGGCCTGGAACACCTTCGCCTGGTTTGCCACCCTGGTGGCGCTGGCGGATGGCCTGGCACGCGTCGGCTTTATTGCCTGGTTAGGTAAAGAAGGTGGTCAGCTGCTGACCGGCATCGACCCACAGGTGGCGGCGGTGATGCTGCTGGTGGCCTTCTTCCTGCTGCACTACCTGTTCGCCAGTACCACCGCGCATACCACCGCGCTGCTGCCGGCCATGCTGACCATCGCCGCTGCCATACCGGGCATCAATATGCCGGTCTACTGCCTGATGATGGTGACATCACTGGGTGTGATGGGGATTATCACCCCGTACGGTACTGGCCCAAGCCCGATTTACTACGGCAGTGGTTACCTGCCAACCAAAGACTACTGGCGCCTTGGCACCATCTTCGGGGCCATCTTCCTGGCGGGCCTGATGCTGATTGGTTATCCGTGGATGGTCATGATGTTCTGA